In Flammeovirgaceae bacterium, the sequence AGATAGGGATGAGCCGCCAGCTGCGCTTCGCTTGCTTCATTAATGTTAAGAAGTACCGGTTCAAAATTGGCATTAACCGTTAATTGCCTGTTAACCTGCTGAACTACTGCCGAATCCAGACCGTACACTTCATAAAGTTGATTGGTATTGACAAATCCACCGAGGGCATCGCGGTACTTAACAATGCGCCTGGCCAGCACCGGTCCGATACCCTTAAGTAACTGAAGTTGCAGCGTATCCGCCTGGTTGAGATCGAAAACAGGTATTACCGTTTCGGTAAGCGACCTGCTTGCATTACCAGGCAGGTACCCCTCTGGCGCTTCGGTTATAAAAACGTAAGGCCGCAACTGTGTGTAAAGGCCGGTATCCATTGCATATAGCTTCAGCAAATCATCCGGCTTTCGGAAGCGGCCGCCTTTGTCACGGTAATGGATTAGCTGATTGGCAAGCCGGGCAGAAAACCCCAGCATCACCAATTCGGATTGAGTTGCCAGGTTGGGGTCAAAACGAAATAAGGAATCAGGTATCGGTAAATTTTTTTTCTCTTTACCTGCTGCACCATTGCGAAAACGGGCAACAAGGGTGTCAAGTTTTGACGTTTCCGTGCTGCCAATCATAGCAAAGCGGGTTATCCTCCGGTAAAGCGGTTCAGAAAAAATAAAGAGCACAATCAGCGGCAGCAATAGCAAAAATGCATTTACCTGAGCACGGGTAAACCCAAAAAAATTACCTATTTGCTTCCGGAAGCCCATGCCAATAAGCTGGATGCGTTAAGCCAAATTAAACTAAAAACCAATCTATTCAAGAATATCAATTAACCTCCAAGTAATAAT encodes:
- a CDS encoding helix-hairpin-helix domain-containing protein, which translates into the protein MGFRKQIGNFFGFTRAQVNAFLLLLPLIVLFIFSEPLYRRITRFAMIGSTETSKLDTLVARFRNGAAGKEKKNLPIPDSLFRFDPNLATQSELVMLGFSARLANQLIHYRDKGGRFRKPDDLLKLYAMDTGLYTQLRPYVFITEAPEGYLPGNASRSLTETVIPVFDLNQADTLQLQLLKGIGPVLARRIVKYRDALGGFVNTNQLYEVYGLDSAVVQQVNRQLTVNANFEPVLLNINEASEAQLAAHPYLSRAVARAIVTYRFQHGRFRTIADLAHVQLVPPEVYLKTKPYLTVE